A section of the Malus sylvestris chromosome 17, drMalSylv7.2, whole genome shotgun sequence genome encodes:
- the LOC126610360 gene encoding acyl-coenzyme A oxidase 3, peroxisomal-like: MDRVTWRTRVLSNHLNQPSWSSNPLSPNPCLGFSPPELSEPFEFDTKEMRKLLDAHNLEDRDWLFGLMKQSKLFNPREAGGRVFIAPDYNQSMEQQRQMTMKRIAYLLDRGVFKGWLTDKGVDAELRKFAFFEVIGIFDHSLAVKLGVHFFLWGGAIQFFGTKRHHDKWLSDTENYAIKGCFAMSELGHGSNVRGIETVTTYDSSTGEFVINTPCESAQKYWIGGAANHATHTIVFSQLSISGNNQGVHALIAQIRDENGNVCPGVRIADCGHKIGLNGVDNGRIWFDNVRIPRENLLNSVADVSPDGKYLSAINDPDQRFAAFMAPLTSGRVTIAVSSIYSSQISLAIAIRYSLTRRAFSVTPNGPEVLLLDYPSHQQRLLPLLAKTYAMTFASNYLKMIYVKRTPESSKTIHVVSSAFKALHTWHNMRTLQECREACGGQGIKTENRVGHFKGEFDVQSTFEGDNNVLMQQVSKALLAEYIATQKRGKPFKALGLEHMNKPCPVIPSQLTSSTLQCSQFQMDAFCLRERDLLNRFAMEVSQRQKQGESKEYSIILSYQLAGDLGRAFADRSILQTFIDAEAALPAGSLKNVLALLRSMYALICLEEDAAFLRYGYLSTDNVAAVRKEVSRLCGELRPHALALVSSFGIPDAFLSPIAFNWIDSNSWSSVEQH; this comes from the exons ATGGATCGCGTGACATGGCGAACTCGAGTCCTCTCGAACCATCTCAACCAACCCTCATGGAGCTCGAACCCTCTTTCCCCCAACCCCTGCCTCGGCTTTTCTCCTCCCGAGCTCTCGGAGCCCTTCGAATTCGACACCAAGGAGATGCGCAAGCTCCTCGACGCGCACAATCTCGAGGACCGGGACTGGCTCTTCGGCCTCATGAAGCAGAGCAAGCTCTTTAATCCGAGAGAGGCTGGCGGCCGGGTGTTTATCGCGCCGGACTACAACCAAAGCATGGAGCAGCAGCGGCAGATGACCATGAAGCGAATTGCCTACTTGCTGGATCGCGGGGTTTTCAAAGGCTGGCTTACGGATAAAGGGGTCGACGCCGAGTTGCGAAAGTTTGCGTTTTTCGAGGTTATCGGGATTTTTGATCATTCCCTTGCTGTCAAGCTTGGTGTCCATTTCTTTTTGTG GGGCGGTGCCATTCAGTTTTTCGGCACAAAGCGCCATCACGACAAGTGGCTGAGTGACACTGAGAACTATGCAATCAAGGGTTGCTTTGCAATGTCTGAGTTGGGCCATGGCAGTAAT GTTCGAGGGATTGAAACAGTCACCACTTATGATTCGAGTACGGGAGAATTTGTTATTAATACTCCTTGCGAATCAGCTCAGAAGTATTGGATTGGAGGAGCAGCTAAT CATGCCACACACACAATAGTCTTTTCACAACTCAGTATATCCGGGAACAACCAAGGCGTCCATGCTCTCATAGCCCAGATCAGGGATGAAAATGGTAATGTCTGTCCAGGAGTTCGTATTGCTGATTGTGGTCACAAAATTGGCTTAAATGGTGTTGATAATGGTCGAATATG GTTTGACAACGTTCGAATTCCGAGGGAAAATTTGTTAAATTCAGTAGCTGATGTTTCTCCAGATGGGAAATATCTAAGTGCAATAAATGACCCAGATCAG AGATTTGCAGCATTCATGGCTCCATTGACATCTGGTCGTGTAACTATAGCAGTCAGTTCCATTTACTCATCACAG ATAAGTTTAGCAATAGCCATAAGGTACTCATTGACAAGGCGGGCCTTTTCTGTTACGCCAAATGGGCCCGAAGTCCTATTGCTTGACTACCCCAGTCATCAACAGCGGCTTTTGCCTCTTCTTGCAAAGAC ATATGCTATGACTTTTGCTTCAAATTACTTAAAGATGATTTATGTTAAGAGGACGCCTGAGTCGAGCAAAACCATCCATGTTGTTTCTAGTGCATTTAAGGCTCTACATACCTGGCATAACATGCGGACTCTTCAG GAATGCCGCGAAGCCTGTGGAGGGCAAGGTATCAAGACTGAAAACCGTGTTGGTCATTTTAAAGGTGAATTTGATGTGCAGTCCACTTTTGAGGGGGACAACAATGTTTTGATGCAACAG GTCAGCAAAGCACTGCTTGCAGAGTATATAGCAACTCAGAAGAGAGGCAAACCATTTAAAGCCTTGGGACTAGAGCATATGAATAAACCTTGCCCTGTCATTCCATCTCAGCTTACAAGTTCTACCCTCCAGTGTAGCCAATTCCAG ATGGATGCTTTCTGCTTAAGAGAGCGAGATCTGTTGAATAGATTTGCTATGGAAGTGTCACAACGTCAAAAACAGGGAGAAAGCAAAGAGTACTCGATCATTCTT AGTTATCAGCTTGCAGGGGACCTGGGCAGAGCTTTTGCAGATCGATCAATATTGCAAACCTTCATAGATGCTGAGGCGGCACTACCTGCTGGTTCATTAAAG AATGTCTTAGCTCTGTTGAGGTCTATGTACGCATTGATTTGCTTGGAAGAAGATGCGGCATTCCTCCGATATGGGTACTTATCGACCGATAATGTCGCTGCTGTGAGGAAAGAAGTAAGCAGACTGTGTGGTGAATTGCGGCCGCATGCACTGGCCTTGGTGAGTTCCTTCGGCATCCCCGATGCTTTTCTGAGTCCCATAGCTTTTAACTGGATCGATTCAAATTCGTGGTCTTCAGTTGAGCAGCACTAG
- the LOC126610361 gene encoding transcription factor VOZ1-like: MTKESKGKCEAASHKLLKEKAKTRVQKLRGMFTNIQIARKEGRTADMAIFEDQMDQMLGGWIAELNDPSIASSLHGGSHGRLESFSDDLARFSKQQCDEKDDAESPLKDLPQPNLEGPEPEDFIVSFKGPPEDIFQDLEFPDVVPDVMPDICPPASAFKRPKCALWECSRPVHVLCQDFCSSGHAHLARNEGLPGKTPVLRPWGIALKDGSLFAALNDKTQGKDVGIPDCDGAATLRSPWDDPELFDLFLHEGETPREWLFFGRPRRAFESGNRKRRSLQNYRGRWHVSRTQEMMEYGGQKRSYYMDPQPSSDHEWHLFEYEVNNSDACALYRLELKFGTAKKSSKGKQSNDPVGRLTAEASTEVGNNSKGTTSKNADAGNIFGSDNQTTPCT, translated from the exons ATGACGAAGGAGTCCAAAGGCAAGTGTGAGGCTGCTTCTCACAAGCTACTGAAGGAAAAAGCAAAGACTCGAGTTCAAAAGCTTCGAGGGATGTTCACCAATATTCAAATTGCCAGGAAGGAGGGTCGGACTGCCGACATGGCTATCTTCGAGGACCAAATGGATCAGATGCTTGGCGGGTGGATTGCCGAGCTCAATGACCCGTCCATTGCATCTTCTTTGCAT GGTGGTAGCCATGGAAGACTTGAATCATTTTCTGATGATTTAGCCCGGTTCTCCAAACAACAATGTGATGAGAAAGATGATGCAGAAAGTCCATTGAAGGATTTGCCACAACCTAACCTTGAAGGCCCAGAACCTGAG GACTTTATCGTTTCTTTTAAGGGACCTCCAGAAGATATTTTTCAGGACCTTGAATTTCCTGATGTTGTGCCAGATGTTATGCCGGATATATGTCCTCCAGCATCTGCTTTCAAGAGGCCAAAATGTGCTCTTTGGGAATGTTCCAGGCCTGTCCATGTTTTGTGTCAGGACTTTTGCAGTAGTGGCCATGCCCATTTAGCAAGAAATGAAGGTCTTCCTGGGAAAACTCCAGTTCTGCGACCTTGGGGCATCGCTTTGAAGGATGGTTCACTTTTTGCCGCGCTTAATGATAAGACACAGGGGAAGGATGTCGGAATCCCTGATTGTGATGGGGCTGCTACTCTAAGATCTCCATGGGATGATCCGG AGCTATTTGATCTGTTTTTGCACGAGGGTGAAACGCCTAGGGAGTGGCTCTTTTTTGGCAGGCCTAGAAGAGCCTTTGAGAGTGGAAATCGGAAGCGGAGGTCACTGCAAAACTACAGAGGGCGTTGGCATGTATCAAGAACGCAGGAAATGATGGAATATGGGGGGCAGAAAAGGTCCTATTATATGGATCCACAGCCTTCAAGCGATCACGAGTGGCATTTGTTTGAGTATGAGGTCAACAACTCAGACGCCTGTGCACTATATAGGTTGGAGCTCAAGTttggcacggcaaagaaaagttCCAaaggaaaacaatcaaatgatCCGGTGGGAAGGCTCACTGCTGAGGCTTCTACAGAAGTTGGAAACAATAGCAAGGGAACAACTAGCAAAAACGCTGATGCTGGAAATATTTTTGGCTCGGATAATCAGACAACTCCATGTACCTAA